The genomic window CACGACTTTTTTCATCACCCGGTGATTGAGAAAAAAATGCCTGAAATCCGGAACGCCATTATCAATTCTACACTTTCTCCCTTTGAAGCAGCCCGGATTTTATTGGAAACCTTCAAAAAAAGTTAATCCATTAAGCGATTAAAAACCAACAACTTAAAAGGAAACAAAAACACCGTTGGGGATATTTTAACAGATTTTTAGGACTTCTTTCGGGATTTATTGGTTAATTTCATAGGCGCAAAGGAATTGTAAAACCGCTCCAAAAGCACGAAATGACAGAATTTGTAAAAAGGATTCTGCTTGCTCTCTTTTTTCTTACCGGAACTGTTTCGGGGATTTGGGCGCAAGGAGGAGAAACCTTCGAAGGACGTGAAATTGTTGACACTCTTCGTTTGAACAACAGTACGATTATCCTGTTTGCCGACAAAACATGGATGTATGTTTCGTCCCAGAACTTTAACGGGGTTATGAACGAGTACCTGCACACTATTGTGACACAGGATACTTCGCTACAATTTAAAACTACCTGGTACACCGAAATACCATTTACCTACGAAAATGATATTAGTCGACTAAACGACACTATTTGGATGTGTACGGTGGACACTACTTACAATAAATTTACCATGCCTTGTAAAGGGGCTGTACTCTCTAAATTTAAATACCGCGGTTCTCGTTTTCACCATGGTGTGGATATTGACCTTAATGTTGGTGATACCGTTAAAGCAGCATTTTCCGGAAGAGTACGTTACGCACAATACAATAAAGGCGGATTCGGAAACCTGGTGATTATTCGTCACCATAACGGTCTTGAAACCTATTACGCCCATCTCAGCAAAATTAATGTTGCCGTAGATCAGGAAGTCCATTCCGGAGAAGTGATTGGATTAGGAGGAAATACAGGCCGGTCCTATGGTCCGCATCTTCATTTTGAAACCCGTTTTTACGATAATGCTTTTGATCCCTACGAAATCATTGACTTCGACAATCAGGTATTGAAAAATGAGAACCTGTTCATCCATCCCGGCATGTTCGATTATAGAGCGGTTTCCAGAAAAAATACACAACCTAAATCAGGTGTTGGAAATTCCGGAGCCGATCAGGTGGTTGCCAAACAAGTTCCTCCTGCTGGGAAAGGATCCAAGTATTACACTGTTAAATCGGGCGATAATCTGGGTAAAATTGCCAAAGCAAACGGAACCACCATTGATAAGCTTTGCTCTCTAAATGGCATCGGCAGAAACGATATTTTGCGCATCGGACAAAAACTCCGCGTAAAATAACCGGATCTTCAAATTATCCTGTTAACAAATCTTTTCTTACTCCTTATAGAGTATCGCACTATTCGTGAAATTTGAGTGCAATAAATCATACTATGATCGAAGCCTTATACCGTCATTTTTTAGCCTATCCAAAAATCTCTACCGATACCCGGAAAATTGAAAAGGATTCCATTTTTTTCGCTTTAAAAGGACCCAATTTCAATGCTAATCAATTTGCATTGCAGGCATTGGAAGCAGGTGCGGCAATGGCAGTGGTGGACGATCCTACTCTTCCAAAAAACGACCGGTTGTTTCTGGTAAAAGATGTTTTGGAAGCCTTGCAACAATTGGCACAACAACATCGTGATCAACTTTCCATTCCCGTTCTTGCACTTACAGGAAGCAATGGAAAAACCACCACTAAAGAATTAATTCATTCCGTGCTCAGCGAAAAATTCAGAACACTGGCTACGAAAGGAAATTTAAATAATCACATTGGTGTTCCGCTTACGCTTTTAGAAATAAACGCAAATCATGAATTTGCCATTATAGAAATGGGCGCCAATCACCAAAAAGAAATAGAAGCGTTGTGTACAATTGCTCATCCTACCTGCGGACTTATTACCAATATTGGAAAAGCACATATTGAAGGATTTGGCGGAGAAGAAGGCATTAAAAAAGGAAAAGGCGAATTGTTTGATTATTTAAAATCGCAACAAGGAAAATTATTTGTGAATGGCGATTCTTCTGTTTTAATGGAAATGGCAGAACATGCCGACCGTTTGGTGTATGGTAGTAAAGCAGATTTTTTTGTACAGGGTAAAAATCTTGGCGCTGATCCCTTTTTAAAATTAGAATGGATAGAAAATAATCAATCCCTTTTTATTACGACACAACTCATCGGAAAATACAATTTCGATAATGCCATGGCGGCCATTGCTATTGGTAAATATTTCGGTTTAACCAGGGAGCAGATAAAACATGGTCTGGAAAAATACCTGCCTGAAAACAACCGTTCGCAAATCGTAAAAAAAGGAACGAATGTGTTAATCATGGATGCTTATAATGCAAATCCCAGCAGCATGAAAGTAGCATTGGAAAATTTTGCTGAAATGCAGGCCGGAAATAAACGCTTTATCATTGGCGATATGCTCGAACTGGGCGACGCTTCTGAAAAGGAACACTGGAACATTGTCTCGTTGACGGAGGAATTAAATTTAAATGGAATTTTTGTGGGACCCATTTTCGGTAATCTGCCCGAAATAAAAAACAAAGTTCACTTTGCAACTACCGATGAGGCGATGCTTTATTTAAAATCAAACCCCATCGAAAACACGCATATACTGGTGAAAGGTTCACGCGGAATGAAACTTGAACGATTAAGTGAAGTTTTATAAATGAAAAAGTCCCGATATACACCGGGACTTTTTTTATTCTAAAATAATATTCAATTATCCTTTAATCACAGCACGTGAAATGACAATCTTTTGTACTTCCGATGTGCCTTCATAAATCTGAGTAATTTTTGCATCGCGCATTAAACGCTCTACATGGTATTCTTTTACGTAACCGTAACCACCGTGTACTTGTACGGCTTCTGTAGTTACCCACATCGCTACACGCGAAGCAAATAATTTTGCCATTGCTCCGGAAGTATCGTAGTTATCGTGATTATCCTTATCGATTGCTGCTTTATGAACCAACAAGCGAGCAGCATCAATTTCTGTGACCATGTCTGCAAGTTTAAACTGAATAGCCTGATGCTCGCAAATAGGTTTACCGAATGCTTTACGCTCTTTGGAATAAGCCAATGCCAGTTCGTAAGCTCCTGCTGCAATTCCCAAAGCTTGTGCAGCGATACCGATACGTCCGCCACTCAACGTTTTCATGGCAAACTTAAATCCAAATCCATCCTCGCCGATGCGGTTTTCTTTTGGAACTTTAACATCGTTAAAAAGTAATGTATGCGTATCAGAAGCACGGATACCCATTTTATCTTCCTTAGCACCTACGGTGAAACCTTCCATTCCACGTTCAACAATAAAAGCATTAATTCCGTGGTGACCTTTCTCTGGATAGGTTTGCGCTATTACCAGGTATACAGATGCTGAACCACCATTGGTAATCCAGTTTTTTGTACCGTTCAACAAATAGTGATCATCCTTTTCGATTGCGGTGGT from Flavobacteriales bacterium includes these protein-coding regions:
- a CDS encoding acyl-CoA dehydrogenase, which produces MDFQLTEEQKAVRDAARDFAQNVLKPGVIDRDREMRFPKDEIRQLAELGFMGMMVDPKYGGGGMDTVSYALAMEEISKVDASVSVCMSVNNSLVCWGLETFGTEEQKQKYLVPLAKGEKIGAFCLSEPEAGSDATSQRTTAIEKDDHYLLNGTKNWITNGGSASVYLVIAQTYPEKGHHGINAFIVERGMEGFTVGAKEDKMGIRASDTHTLLFNDVKVPKENRIGEDGFGFKFAMKTLSGGRIGIAAQALGIAAGAYELALAYSKERKAFGKPICEHQAIQFKLADMVTEIDAARLLVHKAAIDKDNHDNYDTSGAMAKLFASRVAMWVTTEAVQVHGGYGYVKEYHVERLMRDAKITQIYEGTSEVQKIVISRAVIKG
- a CDS encoding UDP-N-acetylmuramoyl-tripeptide--D-alanyl-D-alanine ligase, giving the protein MIEALYRHFLAYPKISTDTRKIEKDSIFFALKGPNFNANQFALQALEAGAAMAVVDDPTLPKNDRLFLVKDVLEALQQLAQQHRDQLSIPVLALTGSNGKTTTKELIHSVLSEKFRTLATKGNLNNHIGVPLTLLEINANHEFAIIEMGANHQKEIEALCTIAHPTCGLITNIGKAHIEGFGGEEGIKKGKGELFDYLKSQQGKLFVNGDSSVLMEMAEHADRLVYGSKADFFVQGKNLGADPFLKLEWIENNQSLFITTQLIGKYNFDNAMAAIAIGKYFGLTREQIKHGLEKYLPENNRSQIVKKGTNVLIMDAYNANPSSMKVALENFAEMQAGNKRFIIGDMLELGDASEKEHWNIVSLTEELNLNGIFVGPIFGNLPEIKNKVHFATTDEAMLYLKSNPIENTHILVKGSRGMKLERLSEVL
- a CDS encoding peptidoglycan DD-metalloendopeptidase family protein, with the protein product MTEFVKRILLALFFLTGTVSGIWAQGGETFEGREIVDTLRLNNSTIILFADKTWMYVSSQNFNGVMNEYLHTIVTQDTSLQFKTTWYTEIPFTYENDISRLNDTIWMCTVDTTYNKFTMPCKGAVLSKFKYRGSRFHHGVDIDLNVGDTVKAAFSGRVRYAQYNKGGFGNLVIIRHHNGLETYYAHLSKINVAVDQEVHSGEVIGLGGNTGRSYGPHLHFETRFYDNAFDPYEIIDFDNQVLKNENLFIHPGMFDYRAVSRKNTQPKSGVGNSGADQVVAKQVPPAGKGSKYYTVKSGDNLGKIAKANGTTIDKLCSLNGIGRNDILRIGQKLRVK